AAAATGTAATGTGGCGGTTCACCACTGTCAGGATTAAAAATCCAACCTAAATAAGCTGCTTTTACGTTTGGTCGTTCCGAAAAAAGTTTTCTGAGAGAATTAACTATGTCTGTTGGGTATTTAGCTGGTTGTCCAATTTGAACTTGTGTTTCCTTTTCTATTGTCAAGGTCTTTGCGGTATCGGTCAAAATAGTTCCGTTCAAAAGTCTTTCTATTTCGTCAGGCAACATTTCTTTTCCATAGTCTGAATATGGGTTAAGCAAGAAAGTCGCTCCTTTGGCAAGTCCAAATAAGTTTTCGCCTTTCATTTGCATATATTCTACTTGTTCTTTTACCACGCCTTTGTCAAAAATTCTGTCTGTTGAAGTAAACACGGGAATTTTTCCGTCAGGATAAGAAACAATGTTTACAGAAGTGTCTTGTTGCAAAGTTTGGTCGCCTTCTGGCAAATTTGAGTTTTGCGTTATTACAACAAGTTCGTCTGTTAAAAGACGTTTGTAAAATTCTGCTCTAAATGCTGGTTCTGTCGCTGCTTTTTGAAGCAACTGTTCCAATGTCAAACTGTTGTTATTAGTCTGTCCATTTTGTTTCTTTTTCAAGAAGTCTAAAAGTCCCATTATATTGTTTGTCGTTGGTTCTTAAAATTGGCTATAACGTTTTGGGTATTGCCGAAGGCGGGGATTTTCAGCACTAAAGTTCATACGAAGCACTAATGTTGAACCTTGAAGAAATGTCCAATCGAAGCCGTTCAGCCACGCTTTTGGCAATACCTTGTTAGCGGCTGGCAAGTTTGTCGGCAAGTCTTTCTGCCAAGTTTTCAATGTCGTCATATCTCGCTATTTGTTGTAACCAATTTTTAGGAATATTATCAAGTCCGTAAAGAAGTCCTGCAAGTCCACCTGTAACTGCACTAGTTGTGTCTGTGTCTCTACCTAAATTTACTGCTTTCAATACGGCTTCTTTGTAGTTG
This region of Candidatus Dependentiae bacterium genomic DNA includes:
- a CDS encoding enhanced serine sensitivity protein SseB C-terminal domain-containing protein gives rise to the protein MGLLDFLKKKQNGQTNNNSLTLEQLLQKAATEPAFRAEFYKRLLTDELVVITQNSNLPEGDQTLQQDTSVNIVSYPDGKIPVFTSTDRIFDKGVVKEQVEYMQMKGENLFGLAKGATFLLNPYSDYGKEMLPDEIERLLNGTILTDTAKTLTIEKETQVQIGQPAKYPTDIVNSLRKLFSERPNVKAAYLGWIFNPDSGEPPHYIFGLDVDGDLQNLTQEAGFTAKQFLEQHVFVDFIKINKSVISDYFLKQTEPFYKR